A genomic stretch from Terriglobus sp. RCC_193 includes:
- a CDS encoding helix-turn-helix transcriptional regulator: MSAIGSIPEQDPDVISELPKAQLSIVPPTRRKGPHRALTPNPAMSDPLLTVEDVGRRLNVSRDWVWDHCSRKKPRLPFIRMGDGALRFRASAIEAFINERERLSAMHTGGRRKA, from the coding sequence ATGTCAGCCATTGGATCGATTCCAGAGCAAGACCCAGATGTCATCTCTGAGCTGCCGAAAGCACAGCTCAGCATCGTGCCCCCAACTCGCCGCAAGGGGCCACACCGCGCGCTCACTCCGAACCCCGCCATGTCCGATCCGTTGCTGACCGTCGAGGATGTAGGACGGCGGTTGAATGTCAGTAGGGATTGGGTTTGGGATCACTGCTCCCGCAAGAAACCAAGACTGCCATTCATTCGGATGGGAGACGGAGCATTGCGATTCCGCGCCAGCGCAATCGAAGCATTCATCAACGAGCGCGAACGACTCTCAGCAATGCATACAGGTGGCCGACGCAAAGCGTAA
- a CDS encoding tyrosine-type recombinase/integrase, which yields MLDMTAALRPSELFALRWKSFDSRNTLSITETVYRGVIRPFGKTKKSLGKMHLPDGLAHELLLWKTECPDSSPDAFIFQNSDGGVMRVDNYRERVMKPLALRLGIPRLNFQILRRTMATQAQNMGSVKDIQAHLRHAKADTTANEYMQELPESVQAMVGSVYLMLDKGTRQKRSPDEMQQNATKPVRRSNAKLLKGLVGTAGFEPTTSTV from the coding sequence ATGTTGGATATGACCGCCGCTCTCCGGCCAAGCGAGCTCTTCGCGCTACGCTGGAAGTCCTTCGACAGCCGCAATACGCTGTCGATCACCGAAACCGTCTACCGAGGGGTCATCCGTCCCTTTGGCAAGACCAAGAAGAGTTTGGGGAAGATGCACCTTCCAGACGGGCTGGCTCACGAGCTCCTCCTTTGGAAGACAGAATGCCCAGATTCATCGCCCGACGCTTTCATCTTCCAGAACTCAGACGGAGGCGTGATGCGCGTCGATAACTACCGGGAGAGGGTTATGAAGCCCCTCGCTCTGCGGCTTGGTATCCCGCGACTGAACTTCCAGATCCTGCGCCGGACGATGGCCACGCAGGCTCAGAACATGGGGTCGGTCAAGGACATTCAGGCGCACCTGCGGCACGCGAAGGCAGACACCACCGCCAACGAGTACATGCAGGAATTACCAGAGAGCGTGCAGGCGATGGTTGGTTCCGTCTACCTCATGCTAGATAAGGGAACGCGGCAAAAACGTAGTCCTGACGAAATGCAACAAAACGCAACAAAGCCCGTCCGCCGGAGCAACGCTAAGTTGTTGAAAGGATTGGTGGGCACAGCAGGATTCGAACCTACGACTTCCACCGTGTGA
- a CDS encoding DUF4118 domain-containing protein: protein MNSRRLVTITYWLSTFGALAVILLIYGLWLHVNPTTVALTLVLYVLIVAAQLRLRYAVVASVVATACYNFFFLPPVGTFTIADPQNWLTLLTFLSTSVIGSRLSQTARDEADQAKASQRELEVLFSLSREFLRTDKLADITEALPSLINIAAHAQGSTLYLLDGDRVFQAGEQQISGIEIPHFRQLALSLSEPEVLSDGTVHVPIRAGVRPRGLLEMVGLKLSQETLRAIGGLAAIALDRVQALEEIARSEANKESERLRNLILDSITHELRTPLTSIKGAAGTLLMGQVSAEDQGSLLKIIDEEADRINQLIGQAVEMAQLEAKEVHMDFQPVDFKDIVAEAKENSAWVWMSHPVEISIPPLPKVDADPNMIAKVLCNLLENAAKYSELQSPIRISAEQKGGMIVATVADRGIGIDPLEQGLVFDRLYRSREHSQKKPGTGMGLPISRAIIESHQGNLTVTSQRGYGSVFSFTLPIHKN, encoded by the coding sequence ATGAACTCACGACGCTTGGTGACGATAACATACTGGCTATCGACGTTTGGCGCTCTGGCCGTCATTCTACTCATATACGGCTTATGGCTTCACGTAAATCCGACTACCGTGGCTCTCACGCTGGTGCTGTATGTGCTGATTGTGGCAGCCCAGTTGAGGTTGCGATATGCCGTCGTCGCGTCTGTGGTTGCAACCGCTTGTTATAACTTTTTCTTTCTCCCACCGGTTGGAACGTTTACCATTGCGGATCCCCAAAACTGGCTGACTCTGCTTACATTTCTTTCCACCAGCGTGATTGGGAGCCGTCTCTCGCAGACAGCGCGAGACGAAGCGGATCAGGCAAAGGCAAGTCAGCGAGAACTGGAAGTGTTGTTCTCACTCAGTCGCGAATTCCTGAGGACGGACAAACTGGCTGACATTACGGAAGCTCTTCCGTCGCTCATTAACATCGCTGCCCACGCACAAGGTTCAACGCTCTACCTGCTGGATGGAGATCGGGTATTTCAAGCAGGAGAGCAGCAAATATCAGGAATTGAGATTCCACATTTCAGGCAACTCGCGTTGAGTCTGTCCGAGCCAGAAGTGTTATCTGACGGAACGGTTCATGTTCCGATACGAGCCGGCGTTCGGCCACGGGGTCTGCTGGAAATGGTGGGCCTGAAACTTTCACAAGAGACTTTACGAGCGATTGGAGGACTTGCCGCGATCGCATTGGATCGCGTTCAGGCACTGGAAGAGATTGCTCGAAGCGAAGCTAATAAGGAAAGCGAACGCCTACGCAATCTAATTCTTGATTCGATTACCCACGAATTGAGGACACCGTTAACTTCGATCAAAGGGGCAGCGGGAACGTTGCTGATGGGGCAAGTGAGTGCAGAGGATCAGGGATCGCTACTCAAAATCATTGATGAAGAAGCTGACAGAATCAATCAGTTGATAGGCCAGGCTGTGGAGATGGCTCAGCTTGAAGCGAAAGAAGTGCACATGGACTTTCAGCCTGTCGATTTCAAAGATATTGTGGCTGAAGCAAAGGAAAATAGTGCCTGGGTTTGGATGAGCCATCCTGTGGAGATATCCATTCCTCCATTGCCGAAAGTGGATGCAGATCCGAACATGATTGCAAAAGTGTTGTGCAATCTCCTGGAGAATGCGGCGAAGTATTCAGAGCTTCAATCGCCCATACGTATTTCAGCGGAGCAGAAGGGGGGAATGATTGTGGCAACGGTTGCGGATCGTGGTATCGGTATCGATCCGTTGGAACAGGGGCTTGTCTTCGACCGCCTGTACCGCTCACGTGAACACAGCCAGAAAAAGCCAGGTACCGGGATGGGGCTCCCTATCAGTCGTGCCATCATCGAATCGCATCAAGGGAACCTCACCGTCACGAGCCAAAGAGGTTATGGATCAGTGTTCAGCTTCACGTTGCCGATTCATAAAAACTGA